One window of the Oncorhynchus gorbuscha isolate QuinsamMale2020 ecotype Even-year linkage group LG17, OgorEven_v1.0, whole genome shotgun sequence genome contains the following:
- the LOC124001122 gene encoding retinitis pigmentosa 1-like 1 protein: MDSPEEEMNKGIEETEEGEEAVEKGGETEGQGGEETEEKQEPVETTVLEQENTAEPGQEEEEQEQENTAEPGQEEEEQENTAEPGQEEEEQEQENTAEPGQQEEEEENTAEPGQQEQEEGEEVKEAAEHPEEEEEVKEEEEERGEEEGVAVEQEKEEKEDEREEGGEEGGECAAFCPDPAPSTNDITSSRPRHLFLSKESELPRSCHSSVAVMKVLLSPTLGRCSSLPEISPVYGRRLSSSAKGLLDCLAQLQLIDPPSLPAAAPSPDRDQRYQEVMDILESLWLSKPNPGKGKEGEAEGKERLKDSGVDLSSGSAGSGGSGKGKPDETAGDITPIAEGEEEGGETEEGVGEAGETEEEEGETEEGEGETGGGEGEEGVGETGGEGETEGETEGGEGASAELLSDTATPDIASRVQSSPGEDEAISESPAGRGEMMQTPESLKAPRSPSSSNSTAYKSPTDIERDTPEDTPSSGTPPSVQRALLSKRVSQDPDPVWVLNLLKKLEKQFMTHYVDAMAEFKVRWDLDNNVMLDTMITELRDEVKKRIQTSIDRELRKIRGRAGRGGVPRPPILSRDSTVTDQRRRRLKVMKVQSVNKSDEEQGSGADVSDQRSEGEDEYCPCDACIRKKADVQQIKMEAVVATAPVMMAFDLRKILLIKKDPKPLAPSRPTEGLNNDRLELEEKKEEEEGVNPEVVHKDEEEEETKEDIIPTVVIEEAIPEEEEEEVTEGEEEVQESDGAESVMGEVEEEIETEEQEDGAVEGTEEEEEGEMGGEISGEDGVDAEETGEGEELVEGEEEGEMGGEISGEDGVDAEETGEGEELVEGEEEEGEMGGEISGEDGVDAEETGEGEKLVEGEEEGAGNAEAVQEDQAGGDENTVDGPAEGDEVVEEMGEGEETGEEEGEGEGEEGVETGEGTAEEDETGGEEADENNVVSEFKVEEEEEEENENTAGETSGEEEGETGEEGETPEEGTEVNVGVEDAVEELNPEEENEEVKEGNREIPLISQMTRTSVESQPGSMENTVSPMLSLTPIETKETGSDGHKMASAGEGSGGKGQRRSRSPARAKRRKPKESDIELDDLEM; this comes from the exons ATGGATAGCCCTGAAGAGGAGATGAACAAGGGAATTGAGGAGacagaagaaggagaggaagccgtggagaaaggaggggaaacagagggacagggaggagaggagactgaggagaaaCAAGAACCGGTTGAGACCACCGTGCTGGAGCAGGAGAACACTGCTGAACCAGGACaagaggaagaggaacaggaacaggagaaCACGGCTGAACCAGGACaagaggaagaggaacaggagaacACGGCTGAACCGGGACaagaggaagaggaacaggaacaggagaaCACGGCTGAACCGGGacaacaggaagaggaagaggagaacacAGCTGaaccaggacaacaggaacaggaagagggagaggaagtgaaggAGGCTGCAGAGCacccagaggaagaggaggaggtgaaagaggaagaggaagagaggggagaggaggagggagtagcaGTGGAGCAAGAGAAGGAAGAAAAagaagatgagagggaggagggaggagaagaggggggagagtgtGCTGCCTTCTGCCCTGACCCAGCCCCGTCCACCAATGACATCACTTCCTCTCGTCCTCGCCACCTGTTCCTCAGTAAAGAATCAGAGCTGCCTCGGAGCTGCCACTCATCTGTGGCAGTAATGAAGGTTCTACTGAGCCCTACACTGGGCCGATGCAGCTCCCTGCCTGAG ATAAGTCCAGTGTACGGACGCAGACTGAGCTCCTCTGCTAAAGGTCTGCTGGACTGTCTGGCCCAGCTGCAGCTCATCGACCCGCCCTCTCTCCCAGCTGCAGCTCCAAGCCCTGACAGGGACCAGCGATACCAAGAGGTCATGGATATACTAGAGTCACTGTGGCTGTCTAAGCCCAACCCCgggaaggggaaagagggagaggcagaggggaaggagaggttgaaagaCTCTGGTGTGGACCTGAGCAGTGGCTCAGCTGGGTCGGGGGGTTCTGGGAAAGGCAAACCAGATGAAACCGCGGGTGACATCACTCCCatagcagagggagaggaagagggaggagagacagaggaaggggtgggagaggcaggagagacagaggaagaagagggagagacagaggaaggagagggagagacagggggaggagagggggaggaaggagtaggagagacaggaggagagggagagacagagggagagacagagggaggggaaggagcatCAGCAGAGCTGCTTTCAGACACGGCCACCCCAGACATCGCCAGCCGAGTACAGAGCAGTCCAGGGGAGGATGAGGCGATCTCAGAGTCGCCCGCAGGGAGAGGTGAGATGATGCAGACTCCTGAGAGCCTCAAAGCCCCAAGGAGCCCATCCTCTTCAAACAGCACGGCCTATAAGTCCCCCactgacatagagagagacaccccggAGGACACCCCTAGCTCAGGGACACCTCCGTCAGTCCAGCGAGCGCTGCTCAGCAAACGTGTCTCCCAGGACCCTGACCCGGTCTGGGTTCTCAACCTGCTGAAGAAACTGGAGAAACAGTTTATGACCCACTACGTCGACGCCATGGCTGAGTTCAAG GTGCGTTGGGACCTAGACAACAATGTGATGTTGGACACTATGATCACTGAGCTGAGAGATGAGGTGAAGAAGAGGATCCAGACGAGCATTGATCGTGAGCTGAGGAAGATCCGGGGGCGTGCTGGGCGGGGGGGCGTGCCGCGCCCCCCTATCCTGTCCCGCGATTCAACCGTTACAGACCAGAGGAGGCGGAGGCTAAAG GTCATGAAGGTTCAGTCAGTGAACAAGAGTGACGAGGAGCAGGGTTCGGGGGCGGATGTTAGTGACCAGCGCAGCGAGGGTGAGGATGAGTACTGTCCCTGCGACGCCTGCATACGGAAGAAGGCGGATGTCCAACAAATCAAAATGGAAGCTGTGGTCGCCACAGCGCCGGTGATGATGGCGTTTGATCTGCGGAAGATCCTGCTGATAAAGAAAGACCCAAAGCCTCTTGCGCCCTCTAGACCCACGGAGGGGTTGAACAATGATCGCCTGGAattggaggagaagaaagaggaagaagagggtgtGAATCCAGAGGTGGTACACAAagacgaggaagaggaggagaccaAGGAGGATATTATACCAACTGTTGTCATAGAGGAAGCTATccctgaggaggaagaggaagaagtgactgagggagaggaggaagtacAGGAGAGTGATGGAGCTGAGTCTGTGATgggggaagtagaggaggagatagagactgaagaacaggaggatggagcggtggagggaacagaggaggaggaggaaggagagatgggaggtgaAATTTCAGGAGAAGATGGCGTGGACGCggaggagactggagagggggaggagttagtagaaggggaggaggaaggagagatgggaggtgaAATTTCAGGAGAAGATGGCGTGGACGCggaggagactggagagggggaggagttagtagaaggggaggaggaggaaggagagatgggaggtgaAATTTCAGGAGAAGATGGCGTGGACGCggaggagactggagagggggagaagttagtagaaggggaggaggaaggagcagGGAACGCTGAAGCAGTGCAGGAGGATCAAGCGGGAGGAGATGAAAACACTGTTGATGGACCagcagagggggatgaggtggtggaagagatgggagagggggaggagacgggtgaggaggagggagagggggagggggaggagggagtagagacaggagagggaacagcTGAGGAGGAtgaaacaggaggagaggaggcagacgAGAACAATGTGGTGTCTGAATTCaaggtggaagaagaggaggaggaagagaatgaAAACACAGCAGGAGAgacaagtggagaggaggagggagagacgggagaagaaggagagactCCTGAGGAAGGCACAGAGGTCAATGTGGGGGTGGAGGATGCTGTGGAGGAGTTGAATCCTgaagaagagaatgaagaggtgaaagagggaaacagagaaaTCCCCCTGATAAGCCAGATGACCAGAACCTCTGTGGAGTCCCAGCCAGGATCTATGGAGAACACAGTTTCACCAATGCTCTCTTTAACACCCATTGAGACCAAGGAAACCGGCTCTGATGGACACAAGATGGCGTCTGCAGGTGAGGGGTCTGGGGGGAAAGGCCAGAGGAGGAGCCGATCTCCAGCCAGAGCCAAACGCAGGAAACCCAAAGAGAGCGATATAGAACTAGATGATCTAGAAATGTAA